From one Takifugu rubripes chromosome 14, fTakRub1.2, whole genome shotgun sequence genomic stretch:
- the adad1 gene encoding adenosine deaminase domain-containing protein 1: MFPPSRILRGNPRQRNPNNPRKKDGAARRGWNARPPLDPNVLIERYRQDEMNALALIHNLAQVVQFQLELKETVTPAHVHGLHFAFCAVIDGVEYKTGIGKSKKEARLQAAQYALEDLLPAIEHLKSALPETPDFPPPLLVKDPSDFIRRTSHGGSSVNLQIPQAVRFQLNKVFSPHPDISVCTSTTAAFVIQTSAGFQVVAFGTGNVSTRESVSSTGRIVHDSHAVVAARRSLMRFLYRHLLMFFSQTAELKAKSIFQQSVGGDLLALKSDVAFHLYTNQLPKGAAQMHSKLRLNPLSVSAWQVNNEMGLHLSVEGKIFSVLSATFDHSASKLVSMSVTDKLTQWQVLGYQGALISHFVEPIYVQSIVVGDSGCSDIRGMEISVNQRVEGITSQLPMHYCMVRPHISLVPQVATSTSEVALVTQSVNWSEGDGSIEIVDGLEGKTMEGSPFKSGSALASRLCKAAMLHRFRLLAKETQRHDLLAASSYREAKRMAKPYQEAKSMLRAYLLQQGFGAWPVKVSVSDNFGV; the protein is encoded by the exons ATGTTCCCACCCAGTAGAATATTAAGAGGAAACCCCCGTCAGAGAAATCCCAACAACCCTCGGAAAAAAGATGGCGCCGCCCGGAGAg GTTGGAACGCCAGGCCCCCCTTGGACCCCAACGTTCTGATTGAGAGATACAGGCAGGACGAGATGAATGCTCTGGCTTTAATCCACAACCTCGCTCAGGTTGTCCAATTCcagctggaactgaaggaaacaGTAACTCCAG cacacgtgcacgggctTCACTTTGCTTTCTGTGCCGTGATTGACGGAGTCGAGTATAAGACCGGAATAGGAAAATCCAAGAAGGAGGCTCGGCTCCAGGCTGCCCAGTACGCTCTGGAGGACCTTCTGCCGGCTATAGAACATCTGAAGTCCGCCCTGCCTGAAACACCAG atttccctccacctctgctggtGAAAGATCCGTCCGACTTCATCAGAAGAACCAGTCATG GCGGCAGCTCAGTCAACCTCCAGATTCCTCAGGCTGTCAGATTCCAGTTAAATAAAGTATTCAGCCCCCACCCAGACATCTCTGTCTGCACAAGCACCACGGCGGCATTCGTCATCCAGACTT CTGCTGGGTTTCAGGTGGTGGCTTTTGGCACCGGTAATGTTAGCACCAGAGAGAGTGTGTCATCCACCGGTCGGATCGTGCACGATTCCCACGCCGTCGTCGCCGCGCGGAGGTCGCTGATGAG GTTCCTGTACCGGCACCTGCTGATGTTTTTCAGCCAAACGGCGGAACTCAAAGCCAAGTCGATCTTCCAGCAGAGCGTCGGCGGCGACCTCCTCGCCCTGAAGAGTGACGTCGCCTTTCACCTCTACACCAACCAGCTGCCAAAGGGTGCTGCTCAGATGCACTCGAAGCT GCGTTTAAACCCACTCTCCGTGTCAGCCTGGCAAGTTAACAATGAGATGGGTCTTCATCTGTCCGTGGAGGGGAAG ATCTTCTCAGTTTTGTCGGCGACGTTCGATCATTCTGCCTCCAAGCTGGTCAGCATGTCCGTCACAGACAAGCTCACTCAGTGGCAGGTGCTCGGATATCAGGGCGCCTTAATCAGCCATTTTGTCGAGCCTATATATGTCCAAAGCATCGTCGTAG GAGACTCTGGCTGCAGTGACATTCGCGGGATGGAGATCTCTGTGAATCAGCGTGTGGAGGGCATCACCTCCCAGCTGCCCATGCACTACTGCATGGTGAGGCCTCACATCAGCCTCGTGCCTCAGGTGGCCACCAGCACCTCCGAGGTGGCCCTGGTCACCCAGTCGGTCAACTGGAGCGAAGGAGACGGCTCCATCGAGATAGTGGACGGACTGGAGGGAAAGACCATGGAAGG ATCACCCTTTAAGAGCGGCTCTGCTCTGGCAAGCCGTCTGTGCAAAGCAGCGATGCTTCACCGCTTCAGGTTGTTGGCTAAAGAGACCCAGAGACACGACCTGTTGGCCGCAAGCTCCTACAGAGAAGCCAAG AGGATGGCGAAGCCGTACCAGGAAGCTAAGAGCATGCTGAGGGCgtacctgctgcagcagggctTTGGGGCGTGGCCAGTCAAGGTTTCAGTGAGCGACAACTTTGGCGTGTAA
- the LOC654314 gene encoding interleukin 21 isoform X1: MGSPPVASCSCSFTFTHQRLRGPTHAQLDDTVGSRSGQWKRKSLVTRAGFCCFPTPCEWFSCLLRNTYKKVRCATLRISSQSSEKHLLTSPVADSENMKPLVLCLFAVCCWCVADASADVSDDKVKQQRKLEEILRELGMVKRRLQVGPGGVSLLFCRAAAVFTHFTLFALQNSKKMLSTPSENIGDCCCLSALKCFRENFKEIFSLTDLPQKKLYRSLTNTLTEKGLDFCDSKNSTCQDCHSHPEEKAEKFFDRLNSLIQKVHLKSSICHLMSSLMF, from the exons CTGCTCATGCAGCTTTACGTTCACACACCAGCGTCTCCGCGGCCCCACGCACGCGCAGCTTGACGACACCGTCGGATCACGTAGTGGCCAGTGGAAAAGAAAGTCATTAGTCACACGCGCCggtttctgctgctttccaaCTCCCTGCGAGTGGTTTTCCTGTCTCCTCAGGAATACGTATAAAAAGGTAAGATGTGCGACACTGCGCATTTCCAGCCAATCTTCTGAAAAGCACCTTTTGACCTCGCCCGTCGCCGACTCTGAGAATATGAAGCCGCTGGTGCTGTGCCTGTTTGCAgtgtgctgctggtgtgtggcCGACGCGTCGGCCGACGTGTCGGACGACAAAgtgaagcagcagaggaagctggaagAGATTCTGAGGGAGCTGGGCATGgtgaagaggaggctgcaggtaGGTCCCGGCGGCGTCTCGCTACTTTTCTGCCGAGCGGCTGCGGTTTTCACTCACTTTACCCTCTTTGCCCTCCAGAACAGCAAGAAGATGCTCAGCACGCCGTCGGAGAACATCGGG gactgctgctgtctgtccgcGCTGAAGTGCTTCCGAGAAAATTTCAAAGAGATCTTCAGCCTGACAGACCTACCTCAGAAGAAACTTTACCGGAGCCTCACAAATACCCTCACT GAAAAGGGTCTGGACTTCTGCGATTCCAAAAAT TCGACCTGCCAAGACTGCCACTCGCATCCAGAAGAGAAGGCCGAGAAATTTTTCGACAGATTGAATTCTCTTATTCAAAAGGTACATTTGAAAAGCAGCATTTGTCACTTGATGTCGAGTCTCATGTTCTAA
- the il-2 gene encoding interleukin-2 precursor, which yields MENFIRINVWLGILCLCFPANPFPLHLEDSNIDVIREDVKCEPDSKFYTPANVRDDHHCIIVALECVAAELKTVRRECEDPEDVIGVAEEFLTHTIQKLKNGVKIEKSNSTECSTCESWPEKPLTNFLDATESLLQQVQSGAIPSAEGS from the exons ATGGAGAACTTTATCAGGATTAACGTTTGGCTCGGCATCCTCTGCCTGTGCTTTCCAGCAAACCCCTTCCCCCTCCACTTGGAGGATTCAAATATCGACGTGATACGCGAGGATGTGAAATGT GAACCAGATTCGAAATTCTACACTCCAGCAAACGTGAGG GACGATCATCATTGCATCATTGTGGCGCTGGAATGCGTCGCGGCGGAGCTGAAAACGGTCAGACGCGAGTGTGAGGATCCGGAGGACGTCATCGGTGTGGCCGAGGAGTTTCTGACACATACAATCCAGAAGCTAAAGAACGGCGTGAAGATCGAG AAATCCAACTCAACCGAGTGCAGCACCTGCGAGAGCTGGCCTGAGAAGCCTCTCACCAACTTTCTGGACGCCACGGAATCCTTGCTACAGCAAGTCCAGTCTGGGGCGATTCCATCGGCAGAGGGCAGCTGA
- the LOC654314 gene encoding interleukin 21 precursor encodes MKPLVLCLFAVCCWCVADASADVSDDKVKQQRKLEEILRELGMVKRRLQNSKKMLSTPSENIGDCCCLSALKCFRENFKEIFSLTDLPQKKLYRSLTNTLTEKGLDFCDSKNSTCQDCHSHPEEKAEKFFDRLNSLIQKVHLKSSICHLMSSLMF; translated from the exons ATGAAGCCGCTGGTGCTGTGCCTGTTTGCAgtgtgctgctggtgtgtggcCGACGCGTCGGCCGACGTGTCGGACGACAAAgtgaagcagcagaggaagctggaagAGATTCTGAGGGAGCTGGGCATGgtgaagaggaggctgcag AACAGCAAGAAGATGCTCAGCACGCCGTCGGAGAACATCGGG gactgctgctgtctgtccgcGCTGAAGTGCTTCCGAGAAAATTTCAAAGAGATCTTCAGCCTGACAGACCTACCTCAGAAGAAACTTTACCGGAGCCTCACAAATACCCTCACT GAAAAGGGTCTGGACTTCTGCGATTCCAAAAAT TCGACCTGCCAAGACTGCCACTCGCATCCAGAAGAGAAGGCCGAGAAATTTTTCGACAGATTGAATTCTCTTATTCAAAAGGTACATTTGAAAAGCAGCATTTGTCACTTGATGTCGAGTCTCATGTTCTAA
- the LOC100191066 gene encoding IL-2-like precursor, giving the protein MSWITLALLMVPLIGHLRAAPLATPQRLSMEALGFELLDEITCEKEKDLNLTSPTNVEDKCYNAALGHYIKEFQRTIGNCTDAGDIVTTVEELERIYSETQTACTLTMKTHATFIGFVKATEAFAQQYNDS; this is encoded by the exons ATGTCGTGGATCACGTTAGCTCTCTTGATGGTTCCTCTCATTGGACACCTCCGAGCGGCTCCTCTGGCCACACCACAACGTCTGAGCATGGAGGCCCTGGGCTTTGAGCTTCTCGATGAAATCACCTGT gaaaaggaaaaggaccTCAACTTGACTTCTCCAACAAACGTGGAG GACAAGTGTTACAATGCAGCTCTGGGACACTACATAAAGGAGTTCCAGCGGACTATTGGCAACTGCACCGATGCAGGGGACATCGTAACGACCGTGGAAGAGTTGGAGAGAATTTACTCGGAG ACACAGACAGCGTGCACCTTGACCATGAAGACCCACGCGACCTTTATAGGCTTCGTTAAAGCTACGGAGGCTTTCGCCCAGCAGTACAACGATTCCTAA
- the LOC654314 gene encoding interleukin 21 isoform X3 yields the protein MVKRRLQNSKKMLSTPSENIGDCCCLSALKCFRENFKEIFSLTDLPQKKLYRSLTNTLTEKGLDFCDSKNSTCQDCHSHPEEKAEKFFDRLNSLIQKVHLKSSICHLMSSLMF from the exons ATGgtgaagaggaggctgcag AACAGCAAGAAGATGCTCAGCACGCCGTCGGAGAACATCGGG gactgctgctgtctgtccgcGCTGAAGTGCTTCCGAGAAAATTTCAAAGAGATCTTCAGCCTGACAGACCTACCTCAGAAGAAACTTTACCGGAGCCTCACAAATACCCTCACT GAAAAGGGTCTGGACTTCTGCGATTCCAAAAAT TCGACCTGCCAAGACTGCCACTCGCATCCAGAAGAGAAGGCCGAGAAATTTTTCGACAGATTGAATTCTCTTATTCAAAAGGTACATTTGAAAAGCAGCATTTGTCACTTGATGTCGAGTCTCATGTTCTAA
- the LOC654314 gene encoding interleukin 21 isoform X2 → MGSPPVASCSCSFTFTHQRLRGPTHAQLDDTVGSRSGQWKRKSLVTRAGFCCFPTPCEWFSCLLRNTYKKVRCATLRISSQSSEKHLLTSPVADSENMKPLVLCLFAVCCWCVADASADVSDDKVKQQRKLEEILRELGMVKRRLQVGPGGVSLLFCRAAAVFTHFTLFALQNSKKMLSTPSENIGDCCCLSALKCFRENFKEIFSLTDLPQKKLYRSLTNTLTEKGLDFCDSKNSTCQDCHSHPEEKAEKFFDRLNSLIQKAIDRLMVYQQNNS, encoded by the exons CTGCTCATGCAGCTTTACGTTCACACACCAGCGTCTCCGCGGCCCCACGCACGCGCAGCTTGACGACACCGTCGGATCACGTAGTGGCCAGTGGAAAAGAAAGTCATTAGTCACACGCGCCggtttctgctgctttccaaCTCCCTGCGAGTGGTTTTCCTGTCTCCTCAGGAATACGTATAAAAAGGTAAGATGTGCGACACTGCGCATTTCCAGCCAATCTTCTGAAAAGCACCTTTTGACCTCGCCCGTCGCCGACTCTGAGAATATGAAGCCGCTGGTGCTGTGCCTGTTTGCAgtgtgctgctggtgtgtggcCGACGCGTCGGCCGACGTGTCGGACGACAAAgtgaagcagcagaggaagctggaagAGATTCTGAGGGAGCTGGGCATGgtgaagaggaggctgcaggtaGGTCCCGGCGGCGTCTCGCTACTTTTCTGCCGAGCGGCTGCGGTTTTCACTCACTTTACCCTCTTTGCCCTCCAGAACAGCAAGAAGATGCTCAGCACGCCGTCGGAGAACATCGGG gactgctgctgtctgtccgcGCTGAAGTGCTTCCGAGAAAATTTCAAAGAGATCTTCAGCCTGACAGACCTACCTCAGAAGAAACTTTACCGGAGCCTCACAAATACCCTCACT GAAAAGGGTCTGGACTTCTGCGATTCCAAAAAT TCGACCTGCCAAGACTGCCACTCGCATCCAGAAGAGAAGGCCGAGAAATTTTTCGACAGATTGAATTCTCTTATTCAAAAG GCCATAGACAGGCTGATGGTGTACCAACAAAACAACTCCTAA